A single window of Bradyrhizobium daqingense DNA harbors:
- a CDS encoding class II aldolase/adducin family protein yields the protein MSPAEARLKEVPSNMTEAEWQQRVNLAACYRLVALYGWDDLVDTHISARVPGPDHHFLINPYGLMFDEITASSLVKVDLHGNQLTESEYSINPAGFTIHSAIHEVREDAICVLHLHTLDGTAVSSSAEGLLPLNQTAQLVTHDLAYHDYEGIALDHDERPRLQKDLGDHNHMLLRNHGTLTVGRSVASAFERMYHLERACSMQVRTRALGTPVYPVEEIAIEKNTELLANRDRAELRATTLVWPPLLRKLDRELPGYRT from the coding sequence ATGTCGCCAGCGGAAGCGCGCCTGAAGGAAGTGCCGTCGAACATGACGGAGGCGGAATGGCAGCAACGGGTCAATCTCGCCGCCTGCTATCGCCTCGTCGCGCTGTACGGCTGGGACGATCTGGTCGACACCCACATTTCCGCGCGCGTGCCCGGCCCCGACCACCATTTCCTCATCAATCCCTACGGGCTGATGTTCGACGAGATCACGGCGTCGAGCCTCGTCAAGGTCGATTTGCACGGCAACCAGCTCACCGAGAGCGAATACAGCATCAACCCGGCCGGCTTCACCATCCATTCGGCGATCCACGAGGTGCGCGAGGACGCGATCTGCGTGCTGCATCTCCACACTCTCGACGGCACCGCGGTGTCGAGCAGCGCGGAAGGGCTGCTCCCGCTCAACCAGACCGCCCAGCTCGTCACCCACGATCTCGCCTATCACGACTATGAGGGCATCGCGCTGGACCACGACGAACGGCCGCGGCTCCAGAAGGACCTCGGCGACCATAACCACATGCTCCTGCGCAACCACGGCACCCTGACCGTCGGCCGTTCGGTCGCCTCCGCCTTCGAGCGCATGTATCACCTGGAGCGCGCCTGCTCGATGCAAGTGCGTACGCGCGCACTGGGCACGCCGGTCTATCCGGTCGAGGAGATCGCGATCGAGAAGAACACCGAGCTGCTCGCCAACCGCGACCGCGCCGAGCTGCGCGCCACCACGCTGGTGTGGCCGCCGCTGCTGCGCAAGCTCGACCGCGAGCTTCCGGGCTACAGGACTTGA
- a CDS encoding DUF4332 domain-containing protein encodes MTYPISEIEGLSTFAANKLKAQGIRTTDALLEAASTVKGRKALSAKTGISEQQLLEWANVSDYMRIPGMGRAKVNLVRAAGVTTVRELAYRNPARLAQSMRDANEKKKLLRILPSEKSVSDIIAKAKKLQPKITY; translated from the coding sequence ATGACATATCCGATCTCCGAGATTGAGGGCCTGTCGACCTTTGCCGCCAACAAATTGAAGGCGCAGGGAATCCGCACCACCGACGCGCTGCTCGAGGCGGCTTCGACCGTGAAGGGCCGCAAGGCGCTGTCCGCCAAGACCGGCATCAGCGAGCAGCAGCTCTTGGAATGGGCCAACGTCTCCGACTACATGCGCATCCCCGGCATGGGCCGGGCCAAGGTCAACCTCGTTCGCGCTGCCGGCGTCACCACCGTGCGCGAACTCGCCTATCGGAATCCGGCAAGGCTCGCCCAGAGCATGCGGGACGCCAATGAGAAGAAGAAGCTTCTCCGCATCCTGCCTTCCGAGAAGTCGGTCAGCGACATCATCGCCAAGGCGAAGAAGCTTCAGCCGAAGATCACGTATTAG
- a CDS encoding helicase HerA-like domain-containing protein, whose translation MTAQDSKLGDTDGKIFVGKGDEQAWLTLALANRHGLVTGATGTGKTVTLQVMAEGFARAGVPVFAADIKGDLSGISEVGEPKDFIVKRATEMGLNFQPDQFSTVFWDVFGEQGHPVRATVTEMGPLLLARMLDLNEVQEGVLNVAFRVADDNGLTLIDMKDLRALLDAIVPSTAKKGADAEEDQFAAIRKAAQGFGNVTKATVGTIQRQLLVLENQGGTSFFGEPALTLKDFMKTDRDGRGMVNILVADKLLQSPRLYATFLLWMLSELFEELPEAGDLSKPKLVFFFDEAHLLFNDAPKALMDKIEQVVRLIRSKGVGVYFVTQNPVDVPDRVLGQLGNRVQHALRAFTPRDQKAVAAAAQTFRPNPKLDTTKVITELGKGEALVSFLEGNGTPSMVERVMIRPPSARIGSITPEERKAIMAASPVKGKYDTAVDSESAYEMLQKRIAGTAVTADGPADGSGGGILGQIGSIVGTIFGTNVKRGRLSTGQVIARDVTRSVTNQVIGGMAANIGKSVAGQLGGSIGRTLVRGALGGLLRR comes from the coding sequence ATGACCGCACAGGACAGCAAGCTCGGCGACACCGACGGCAAGATCTTCGTCGGCAAGGGAGACGAGCAGGCCTGGCTGACGCTGGCGCTCGCCAATCGCCATGGCCTCGTCACGGGTGCCACCGGAACCGGCAAGACGGTGACGCTGCAGGTGATGGCGGAAGGATTTGCGCGCGCGGGCGTTCCGGTCTTCGCAGCCGACATCAAGGGCGACCTCTCCGGCATATCGGAGGTCGGCGAGCCCAAGGATTTCATCGTCAAGCGCGCCACCGAGATGGGTCTGAACTTCCAGCCGGACCAGTTCTCGACGGTGTTCTGGGATGTGTTCGGCGAGCAGGGCCACCCGGTGCGGGCGACCGTCACCGAGATGGGGCCGCTTCTGCTCGCGCGCATGCTCGATCTGAACGAGGTACAGGAAGGCGTGCTCAACGTCGCCTTTCGTGTCGCCGACGACAACGGTCTCACCTTGATCGACATGAAGGACCTGCGCGCGCTGCTCGATGCCATCGTGCCCAGCACTGCGAAGAAAGGGGCGGACGCGGAGGAAGATCAGTTCGCCGCGATCCGCAAGGCCGCCCAGGGCTTCGGCAACGTCACCAAGGCGACCGTCGGCACCATCCAGCGCCAGCTTCTGGTGCTGGAAAACCAGGGCGGTACCAGCTTCTTCGGCGAACCGGCGCTGACGTTGAAGGATTTCATGAAGACCGACCGCGACGGCCGCGGCATGGTCAACATTCTCGTCGCCGACAAGCTGCTCCAGAGCCCCCGGCTTTACGCGACATTCCTGTTGTGGATGTTGTCGGAGCTGTTCGAGGAATTGCCCGAGGCGGGCGACCTGTCCAAGCCCAAGCTCGTGTTCTTCTTCGACGAGGCCCACCTGTTGTTCAACGACGCGCCCAAGGCGCTGATGGACAAGATCGAGCAAGTGGTGCGCCTGATCCGCTCCAAGGGCGTCGGCGTCTATTTCGTGACGCAGAACCCGGTCGACGTCCCCGATCGCGTGCTCGGGCAGCTGGGCAACCGCGTCCAGCATGCGCTGCGCGCCTTCACGCCGCGCGACCAGAAGGCGGTCGCTGCCGCGGCCCAGACCTTCCGGCCCAATCCGAAGCTCGACACCACCAAGGTGATCACGGAGCTCGGCAAGGGCGAGGCGCTGGTCTCCTTCCTCGAAGGCAACGGCACACCGTCGATGGTCGAGCGCGTGATGATCCGGCCGCCATCGGCACGGATCGGATCGATCACGCCGGAGGAGCGCAAGGCGATCATGGCCGCGAGCCCGGTCAAGGGCAAATATGACACCGCCGTCGATTCCGAGTCCGCCTACGAGATGCTTCAGAAGCGCATCGCCGGCACGGCCGTGACAGCCGACGGTCCGGCGGATGGAAGCGGTGGCGGCATTCTCGGCCAGATCGGATCGATCGTCGGCACCATTTTTGGCACGAACGTCAAGCGCGGCCGTCTGTCGACCGGCCAGGTCATTGCGCGCGACGTGACGCGATCCGTGACCAATCAGGTGATCGGAGGAATGGCCGCCAATATCGGCAAGTCGGTCGCTGGCCAGCTCGGTGGCTCGATCGGCCGCACGCTGGTGCGGGGCGCGCTCGGCGGACTGCTGCGGCGATAG
- a CDS encoding glycosyltransferase family 87 protein, whose protein sequence is MTSTAPLAKPDAPRRLSLRAPLDLLFLFCCVLLTADVLVPEIFGNGKTKDYGLWYWAGQQVLQGRPLYPSQASAYFEFIYPPLPAILLAIPSWLGKIPLYVVLSILNALAWWYTGTFSQVLARSDHKPGPWLEALPAVVTVTFVFDMFDLGQPNLVLLAMMLYGFWSLRQQRPWLAGFMFALATAIKVFPIAVLPYLVWRGKWASVAATLAFTGILLYVVPAPIRGFERNAAELKTWYQAMVGTSSEKGFGQRDEQNWSWVNQSLIAVTHRLVRPINYNQEDPNKPPRTMNVIDVDYKTANWIVLVLATLLGLGFIAVIPRQARRTARSDAEELGILFCLMTIASPLARQYYFMWLFFPITVLVLRAAFDVRLRVRLGTWLALGSAGILMLLSLPWFPNVIQASGNNLIATAILAGTLAWHIRHPPVAASSEPAGGLKAQTS, encoded by the coding sequence GTGACCTCGACTGCCCCGTTAGCTAAACCCGATGCGCCGAGACGCTTGTCGCTGCGTGCGCCGCTGGACCTGCTCTTCCTGTTCTGTTGCGTGCTCCTGACCGCCGACGTGCTCGTCCCCGAGATCTTCGGCAACGGCAAGACCAAGGATTACGGGCTGTGGTACTGGGCCGGGCAACAAGTCTTGCAGGGGCGGCCGCTCTATCCCAGCCAGGCGAGCGCGTATTTCGAGTTCATCTATCCACCGCTGCCGGCGATCCTGCTGGCGATCCCGAGCTGGTTGGGCAAGATCCCGCTCTATGTCGTCCTGTCGATCCTGAATGCGCTGGCATGGTGGTACACCGGGACGTTCTCCCAGGTCTTGGCCAGATCGGACCACAAGCCCGGTCCCTGGCTGGAAGCGCTGCCTGCCGTCGTCACCGTGACCTTCGTGTTCGACATGTTCGACCTCGGCCAGCCGAACCTCGTTCTGCTGGCGATGATGCTCTACGGCTTCTGGAGCCTGCGACAGCAGCGGCCGTGGCTCGCAGGCTTCATGTTCGCGCTCGCCACCGCCATCAAGGTGTTCCCGATCGCGGTGCTGCCCTATCTGGTCTGGCGGGGGAAGTGGGCAAGCGTTGCCGCGACGCTCGCCTTCACCGGCATCCTTCTCTATGTCGTGCCGGCACCGATCCGCGGCTTCGAGCGCAACGCCGCCGAGCTCAAGACCTGGTACCAGGCCATGGTCGGGACGAGCTCGGAAAAAGGCTTCGGCCAGCGCGACGAGCAGAATTGGTCGTGGGTCAACCAGTCTCTCATTGCCGTCACGCATCGCCTGGTCCGGCCGATCAACTACAACCAGGAAGATCCCAACAAGCCGCCACGCACGATGAACGTCATCGATGTCGATTACAAGACGGCGAACTGGATCGTGCTGGTGCTCGCGACGCTGCTCGGCCTTGGCTTCATCGCTGTCATACCGCGGCAAGCACGGCGAACGGCGCGCTCCGATGCCGAGGAACTGGGCATTCTGTTCTGCCTGATGACGATCGCTTCGCCGCTGGCGCGGCAATACTATTTCATGTGGCTGTTCTTCCCGATCACGGTGCTGGTGCTTCGCGCCGCCTTCGACGTGCGCCTGCGTGTGCGGCTCGGAACCTGGCTTGCTTTGGGCTCGGCCGGCATCCTCATGCTGCTGTCGTTGCCGTGGTTTCCCAATGTCATCCAGGCCTCGGGCAATAACCTCATAGCGACCGCAATCCTGGCAGGTACCCTCGCATGGCACATCCGGCATCCGCCGGTTGCGGCTAGCTCCGAGCCGGCGGGAGGGCTAAAAGCGCAGACGTCTTGA
- a CDS encoding M20/M25/M40 family metallo-hydrolase, which yields MANAQLQSVLDHIDKDFDNSLERLFSLLRIKSISADPAFAADCKAAAEHLAKDIASLGVATEVRPTAGHPAVVGKTRAGGRPHVLFYGHYDVQPVDPLDLWHRPPFEPVVADHADGRKIIVARGAEDDKGQVMTFVEACRAWKKVTGSLPIDVTFLIEGEEEVGSKNFVPFIEANKDEFKADYVLVCDTGMWDRDTPAITTSLRGLLYEELKITAANRDLHSGVFGGTAMNPIRLLTKILGGLFDDDNRITIPGFYDGVKDTPSDVLEQWKKLDFTPETFLKPVGLSLPAGEKGRLLVEQASTRPTCDVNGIWGGYIGEGSKTVIPSHASAKVSFRLVQGQDPQKIRKAFRDYVSARIPADCKVEFGDHSAGSAIALDWNMKPLAAASKALTEEWGKETVLMGSGASIPIVSDFKRTLGLDSLLVGFGLDDDNIHSPNEKYDLRSFQKGIRSWARILAALAEVK from the coding sequence ATGGCCAATGCGCAGCTTCAATCCGTGCTCGACCACATCGACAAGGATTTCGACAATAGCCTCGAGCGCCTGTTCTCGCTGCTGCGGATCAAGTCGATCTCGGCCGATCCGGCCTTCGCCGCCGATTGCAAGGCTGCGGCCGAGCATCTCGCCAAGGACATTGCGAGCCTCGGCGTTGCCACCGAGGTGAGGCCGACCGCCGGCCATCCCGCCGTCGTCGGCAAGACCCGGGCAGGCGGACGGCCGCATGTGCTGTTCTACGGCCATTACGACGTGCAGCCGGTCGATCCGCTCGATCTCTGGCACCGTCCGCCGTTCGAGCCCGTCGTCGCCGATCATGCCGATGGCCGCAAGATCATCGTCGCGCGCGGTGCGGAGGACGACAAGGGCCAGGTCATGACCTTTGTCGAGGCCTGCCGCGCCTGGAAGAAGGTAACGGGCTCGCTGCCGATCGACGTCACCTTCCTGATCGAAGGCGAGGAGGAGGTCGGCTCCAAGAATTTCGTGCCGTTCATCGAGGCCAACAAGGACGAGTTCAAGGCCGACTACGTGCTGGTCTGCGACACCGGCATGTGGGATCGCGACACGCCAGCGATCACGACGTCACTGCGCGGCCTGCTCTATGAGGAGCTGAAGATCACCGCCGCCAATCGCGATCTGCATTCCGGCGTGTTCGGCGGCACGGCGATGAATCCGATCCGCCTGCTGACGAAGATTCTGGGCGGCCTGTTCGACGACGACAATCGCATCACCATTCCCGGCTTCTATGACGGCGTGAAGGATACGCCGTCCGACGTCCTGGAGCAGTGGAAGAAGCTCGACTTCACGCCCGAGACTTTCCTCAAGCCCGTCGGATTGTCGCTTCCCGCCGGCGAGAAGGGCAGGCTGCTGGTCGAGCAGGCCTCGACGCGTCCAACCTGCGACGTCAACGGCATCTGGGGTGGATATATCGGCGAAGGCTCCAAGACCGTGATCCCGTCGCATGCTTCAGCGAAGGTGTCGTTCCGCCTCGTGCAGGGCCAGGATCCCCAGAAGATCCGCAAGGCCTTCCGCGACTATGTGTCGGCGCGCATTCCGGCAGATTGCAAGGTCGAGTTCGGCGACCACTCGGCCGGGTCCGCGATCGCGCTCGACTGGAACATGAAGCCGCTTGCCGCCGCCAGCAAGGCGCTGACGGAAGAATGGGGCAAGGAGACCGTGCTGATGGGCTCGGGCGCCTCGATCCCGATCGTCTCCGATTTCAAGCGCACGCTCGGCCTCGATTCCCTGCTGGTCGGGTTTGGACTGGACGACGACAACATCCACTCGCCGAACGAGAAATACGACCTGCGCAGCTTCCAGAAGGGCATTCGCTCCTGGGCGAGAATCCTCGCCGCGCTGGCGGAGGTGAAGTAG
- a CDS encoding glycosyltransferase family 39 protein, with protein MTSITTSAIDTPLRRSVERTCDDLAMVVLAAVAVIAGLTFRDYGLGWDDYTHAEYADLLLRMFGSGFKDTAALSFANLYMYGGGFDMVAALLHKIIPLELFETRRLVGAIVGVIGLAVTWRLGRRVGGPLAGLASLLLLALCPIFYGHMFMNPKDAPFAVAMIVLMLGLVRLAEEYPQPSPRTILIVGLGAGLSLGCRVLGGLALVYAMVGFIPLFLEELRNEGPRESVRRFAHVVYVLLPGLVVGYLVMGLIWPWSIMEPGNPFEALTYFSHFFEKPWKEMFDGAIVSVPDMPWSYLPTLFALQLPEVMLVLMAGAIVGTFALLPRREVPARRKTILLMLTLAATLPLVIAMVKRPALYNGIRHFVFVIPPMAVLGGVAFAWAMERLRANHRTWQPVVLATFCFGLALSLAEMIRLHPYQYTHFNHIAGTVRGADDRFMLDYWGLALKQASDELREQLVERQEVPPANRKWKVAVCGPQRPAQVALGPDFTIGWDSNAADFAMTLGEFYCKGLTAPVMVEIKRDDVVFARVYDIRGRGISSLLSIPAP; from the coding sequence ATGACATCCATCACGACTTCGGCGATCGACACGCCTCTGCGGCGCTCGGTCGAGCGGACTTGCGACGATCTCGCCATGGTGGTGCTCGCCGCGGTCGCCGTCATCGCAGGCCTGACCTTCCGTGACTACGGCCTCGGCTGGGACGATTACACCCACGCCGAATATGCCGATCTATTGCTGCGCATGTTCGGTTCCGGCTTCAAGGACACCGCGGCACTCTCCTTCGCGAACCTCTACATGTATGGCGGCGGCTTCGACATGGTCGCCGCGCTCCTGCACAAGATCATTCCGCTCGAGCTATTCGAGACGCGACGGCTGGTCGGCGCGATCGTCGGCGTGATCGGGCTCGCGGTGACGTGGCGGCTCGGCCGCCGCGTCGGCGGACCCCTTGCCGGCCTTGCCTCGCTCCTGCTGCTCGCGCTGTGCCCGATCTTCTACGGCCACATGTTCATGAACCCGAAGGATGCGCCCTTCGCGGTGGCCATGATCGTCCTGATGCTCGGCCTCGTCCGGCTCGCCGAGGAATATCCGCAGCCCTCGCCGCGCACGATCCTGATCGTAGGCTTGGGCGCAGGCCTGTCGCTCGGCTGCCGCGTTCTCGGCGGTCTCGCGCTGGTCTACGCCATGGTCGGCTTCATCCCGCTGTTCCTGGAGGAGTTGCGCAACGAAGGCCCGCGCGAGTCGGTCCGCCGCTTCGCCCATGTCGTCTACGTGCTGCTGCCCGGCCTCGTGGTCGGCTATCTCGTGATGGGGCTGATCTGGCCGTGGTCGATCATGGAGCCCGGCAACCCCTTCGAGGCGCTGACCTACTTCTCGCATTTCTTCGAGAAGCCCTGGAAGGAGATGTTCGACGGCGCGATCGTGTCCGTGCCCGACATGCCCTGGTCCTATCTGCCGACGCTGTTCGCGCTGCAGCTGCCCGAGGTGATGCTGGTGCTGATGGCCGGCGCCATTGTCGGCACCTTCGCGCTGCTGCCGCGCCGCGAGGTTCCTGCGCGGCGCAAGACCATCCTGTTGATGCTGACGCTCGCAGCGACCCTGCCGCTCGTGATCGCGATGGTGAAGCGGCCGGCGCTGTACAACGGTATCCGTCACTTCGTCTTCGTGATCCCGCCGATGGCGGTGCTCGGCGGCGTCGCCTTCGCCTGGGCCATGGAGCGCCTGCGCGCCAATCACCGCACCTGGCAGCCCGTCGTGCTCGCGACCTTTTGCTTCGGCCTCGCGCTATCGCTGGCCGAGATGATCCGGCTGCATCCCTATCAGTACACGCACTTCAACCACATCGCCGGCACCGTCCGCGGCGCCGACGATCGCTTCATGCTGGACTATTGGGGCCTGGCGCTGAAGCAGGCCTCGGACGAGTTGCGCGAGCAGCTCGTCGAGCGCCAGGAGGTGCCGCCGGCCAACCGCAAATGGAAGGTCGCGGTGTGCGGTCCGCAGCGTCCGGCCCAGGTCGCGCTCGGCCCCGACTTCACCATCGGCTGGGATTCCAACGCGGCCGATTTCGCGATGACGCTCGGCGAGTTCTACTGCAAGGGCCTCACCGCACCCGTGATGGTCGAGATCAAGCGCGACGACGTGGTGTTCGCCCGCGTCTACGACATCCGCGGCCGCGGCATTTCCAGCCTGCTGTCGATCCCGGCGCCGTAA